A genomic region of Pseudomonas migulae contains the following coding sequences:
- a CDS encoding class 1 fructose-bisphosphatase produces MSRVTLSRYLIEQTRSNNTPADLRFLIEVVARACKEISHAVSKGALGGVLGSMGTENVQGEVQKKLDVMSNDILLEANEWGGHLAGMASEEMDNAYQIPGKYPKGAYLLVFDPLDGSSNIDINAPVGTIFSVLRCPNEYLTQNEPLNEKAFLQPGTQQVAAGYAIYGPQTMLVLTLGNGVKGFTLDREMGSFVLTHEDITIPESTQEFAINASNKRHWEAPVQRYVDELLAGDEGPLKKNYNMRWVAAMVADVHRILTRGGLFMYPRDSREPSKPGKLRLMYEANPMSFLVEQAGGASTDGHQRILDIQPEGLHQRVAVFLGSKEEVSRVTAYHKE; encoded by the coding sequence ATGTCCCGCGTTACCCTGAGTCGCTATTTGATTGAGCAGACCCGTAGCAACAACACCCCTGCCGATCTGCGCTTCCTGATCGAAGTGGTGGCGCGTGCCTGCAAGGAAATCAGCCACGCCGTGTCCAAAGGCGCCCTGGGTGGTGTTCTGGGCAGCATGGGCACCGAAAACGTCCAAGGTGAAGTGCAGAAGAAACTCGACGTGATGTCCAACGACATCCTGCTCGAAGCCAACGAATGGGGCGGTCACCTGGCCGGCATGGCGTCCGAAGAAATGGACAATGCCTACCAGATCCCGGGCAAATACCCGAAAGGCGCGTACCTGCTGGTATTCGACCCACTGGACGGTTCGTCGAACATCGACATCAACGCGCCGGTCGGTACGATCTTCTCGGTGCTGCGTTGCCCGAACGAATACCTGACCCAGAACGAGCCTTTGAACGAAAAGGCCTTCCTGCAGCCAGGCACTCAGCAGGTTGCCGCCGGTTACGCGATTTACGGCCCACAGACCATGCTGGTGCTGACCCTGGGCAATGGCGTGAAAGGCTTTACCCTGGACCGTGAAATGGGCAGCTTCGTGCTGACCCATGAAGACATCACGATCCCGGAGTCCACGCAGGAATTCGCGATCAACGCGTCCAACAAGCGTCACTGGGAAGCGCCGGTACAACGTTACGTCGACGAATTGCTGGCTGGAGACGAAGGCCCGCTGAAAAAGAACTACAACATGCGCTGGGTCGCCGCGATGGTCGCCGACGTGCACCGTATCCTGACCCGTGGCGGCCTGTTCATGTACCCACGCGACAGCCGCGAGCCGTCGAAGCCGGGCAAACTGCGCCTGATGTACGAAGCCAACCCGATGTCGTTCCTGGTCGAACAAGCCGGCGGCGCCTCCACCGATGGTCACCAGCGCATCCTCGACATTCAGCCGGAAGGCCTGCACCAGCGCGTAGCGGTGTTCCTCGGTTCGAAAGAAGAAGTCTCACGCGTCACGGCTTACCACAAGGAATAA
- a CDS encoding methyl-accepting chemotaxis protein, protein MYNSDQQASRTSSVAAAINELGAAAQEIAQNAALASQHSSDARALAEDGQQVVDKTIAAMQQLSAKISDSCGNIETLNSNTVNIGQILEVITSISQQTNLLALNAAIEAARAGEAGRGFAVVADEVRNLAHRTQDSAQQVQKMIEELQVGAREAVSTMTDSQRQSESSVGIANQAGERLGSVTQRIGEIDGMNQSVATATEEQTAVVESINVDITEINTLNQEGVENLQATLRACSDLEQQAARLKQLVGSFRI, encoded by the coding sequence ATGTACAACTCCGACCAGCAAGCCTCGCGCACCAGCAGCGTGGCCGCAGCGATCAACGAACTGGGCGCCGCCGCCCAGGAAATCGCCCAGAACGCCGCCCTCGCCTCGCAGCACTCCAGCGACGCGCGCGCCCTCGCTGAAGACGGTCAGCAGGTGGTGGATAAAACCATCGCGGCGATGCAGCAGCTCTCGGCGAAGATCAGCGATTCGTGCGGCAACATCGAGACGCTCAACAGCAACACAGTGAACATCGGACAGATTCTGGAAGTGATTACCAGCATCTCGCAGCAGACCAACCTGTTGGCCTTGAACGCCGCCATCGAAGCAGCCCGGGCCGGTGAAGCCGGTCGTGGTTTTGCCGTGGTGGCCGACGAGGTGCGCAACCTCGCCCACCGCACGCAGGATTCGGCGCAACAAGTGCAAAAGATGATCGAGGAGCTGCAAGTCGGCGCTCGCGAAGCAGTGAGCACCATGACCGACAGCCAGCGCCAGAGCGAAAGCAGCGTGGGCATAGCCAACCAGGCCGGCGAGCGACTGGGCAGCGTGACGCAGCGAATCGGCGAGATCGACGGAATGAACCAGTCCGTGGCGACAGCGACCGAAGAGCAGACCGCCGTGGTGGAATCGATCAACGTCGACATCACCGAGATCAACACGCTGAATCAGGAAGGGGTGGAGAACCTGCAGGCGACGTTGCGTGCGTGTTCTGACCTTGAACAGCAGGCGGCGCGGTTGAAGCAGTTGGTCGGCAGCTTCAGAATCTAA
- a CDS encoding DUF2339 domain-containing protein produces the protein MQWMFMLIGLVLGWILDESFSDALLGALLGLGIGQAIRIGRLGTQTAEQRLLLEQAQVALSGVQQRLALLEVSGVKMPEASEPLAEEPVASDPAPSPVFILEEIPVSTPEMVWELPPELEPITATATQTSRPLPDDAWKAEPVAREPQQPAAPRGPNFIDRAISGARDWLFGGNTVLRVGVVLLFLGLAFLLRYATEGMVVPIELRYAGVAAAALGLLGLGWWLRHRNNHYALMLQGTGIAVLYLTVFAAMRLHPLLDPSAALGLLVAVTVFSAILAITQDSLALACAAVLGGFAAPILTSTGAGNHVALFSYFALLNAGILAIAWFKAWRLLNLIGFVGTFGIGFAWGLRSYTPELLWSTEPFLILFFLMYLAIGLLFARRKLLEMSDAPEDDSREALLRWSARKGDYVDGTMLFGPPLVGFGLQFALVQHLEFAAAFSALALGMIYMGLARLLMGGRALLLAETCLALGVIFASLAIPLGLDARWTSAAWAVEGAGIFWLGLRQQRPLARAFALLLQLGAALAFLGELRIGESSLLDGAPLGALMLGLALLFSFYQLRNALPGQTSEWERKGLPVLACLGLTFLYLLAPLFFFTHGTAISWALAGLATLFVGLRLQSRTFLFTAFAVQLLGGALFLLRLQGASGESGAVFSAGWSGLLSASLIGLALIAGMLLAARDDMVRSDVRLLRGLSVVLLAGLVLINLAVLFVLPWQTASAVWAASGLFIIWLSLHLKQRVSFVFGLLLQVIGGAAFLFAGPELLGPLASEGLKPLAHSGFWTPLVLGLAALVGAWRLQIGNHASAFDVLSLQRLSEVLLVWGAGWWALAWISEVLRFAPENVQATLLLAVATVSVALWAVLALRLKWPSLGLLCTLLIPAAGVVLLAAWHSRYHPAADVGWLAWAAIFVVHFISLRRLAPMLPARALSTAHVLGCWLLIGVLALELRYGLLLLSEQYNAWRWLGWAILPSLYLVLMAAPRNWPWPVSAYSREYRLYAAAPLAVLMLGWFWLANIVSDGTAEPLPYVPLINPLELGLLFALFGVYVWARSAVTQLAIRKDTFDHATQLIAGVSLFAFFTALVNRTAHHWGGVPFELDLLLASMQVQAGLSIVWTLMALSLMIGGHLRHRREVWLIGAALIGVVVAKLFFVELSNRGGLARIVSFIGVGVLLLVVGYFAPLPPKRADAAPESEKPAPQTEGVSS, from the coding sequence ATGCAATGGATGTTCATGCTGATTGGGCTGGTGCTGGGCTGGATACTCGACGAGTCGTTCAGCGATGCGCTGTTGGGCGCGTTGCTCGGGTTGGGGATCGGCCAGGCCATTCGCATCGGCCGTTTGGGTACGCAGACGGCTGAACAGCGTCTTCTGCTGGAGCAGGCGCAAGTGGCCCTGAGTGGCGTTCAGCAACGCCTGGCCTTGCTGGAGGTGTCTGGCGTCAAGATGCCAGAAGCCAGCGAACCGCTTGCCGAAGAACCGGTTGCCAGCGACCCCGCCCCCTCTCCTGTATTCATTCTCGAAGAAATCCCGGTCTCGACTCCGGAGATGGTCTGGGAGCTTCCTCCCGAACTCGAACCGATCACCGCGACGGCGACGCAAACCAGCCGTCCGCTGCCCGACGATGCCTGGAAAGCCGAGCCAGTCGCTCGCGAGCCGCAGCAACCTGCCGCTCCGCGCGGCCCGAACTTCATCGACCGGGCCATCAGCGGTGCGCGTGACTGGCTGTTCGGTGGCAACACCGTGCTGCGGGTCGGTGTGGTGCTGTTGTTCCTCGGCCTGGCGTTTTTGCTGCGTTACGCCACCGAAGGCATGGTGGTGCCGATTGAACTGCGTTACGCCGGGGTGGCGGCGGCTGCATTGGGCTTGCTGGGGCTCGGTTGGTGGCTGCGCCATCGCAACAACCACTATGCGTTGATGCTGCAAGGCACCGGGATTGCCGTGTTGTACCTGACGGTATTTGCGGCCATGCGTTTGCATCCACTGCTGGATCCTTCGGCCGCGCTGGGCCTGCTGGTGGCGGTGACGGTGTTCTCGGCCATTCTCGCAATTACCCAGGATTCCCTGGCCCTGGCATGCGCCGCGGTGCTGGGCGGTTTCGCTGCGCCGATCCTGACGTCTACCGGCGCCGGCAACCACGTCGCGCTGTTCAGCTACTTCGCCCTGCTCAACGCCGGCATCCTCGCCATCGCCTGGTTCAAGGCCTGGCGGCTGCTCAACCTGATCGGCTTCGTCGGCACCTTCGGCATCGGTTTCGCCTGGGGCCTGCGCTCCTACACGCCGGAATTGCTGTGGAGCACCGAACCGTTCCTGATTCTGTTCTTCCTGATGTACCTGGCCATCGGCCTGCTGTTCGCCCGGCGCAAGTTGCTGGAAATGAGCGACGCGCCCGAGGACGACAGCCGCGAAGCACTGCTGCGCTGGTCGGCACGCAAGGGTGACTACGTCGACGGCACGATGCTGTTCGGTCCTCCGCTGGTGGGATTCGGATTGCAGTTCGCGCTGGTCCAGCACCTGGAGTTCGCCGCTGCCTTCAGCGCCCTCGCGCTGGGCATGATCTACATGGGGCTCGCGCGTCTGCTGATGGGCGGACGGGCATTGCTGCTGGCGGAAACCTGTCTGGCGCTGGGCGTGATCTTTGCCAGCCTGGCGATTCCGCTGGGCCTCGACGCGCGCTGGACCTCGGCCGCCTGGGCCGTGGAAGGCGCGGGGATTTTCTGGCTTGGCCTGCGTCAGCAACGACCGCTGGCCCGGGCGTTTGCCTTGCTGCTGCAACTGGGGGCGGCGCTGGCGTTTCTCGGCGAGTTGCGGATCGGTGAAAGCAGCCTGCTCGACGGCGCACCGCTGGGCGCGTTGATGCTCGGCTTGGCATTGCTGTTCAGTTTCTACCAATTGCGCAACGCCTTGCCCGGGCAAACGTCGGAGTGGGAGCGCAAAGGTCTGCCGGTGTTGGCGTGCCTGGGCCTGACCTTTCTCTATCTGCTGGCGCCGCTGTTCTTCTTCACCCACGGAACGGCGATCAGTTGGGCTCTAGCCGGACTGGCGACCTTGTTTGTCGGCTTGCGCCTGCAATCGCGGACCTTCCTGTTTACCGCGTTCGCTGTGCAGTTGCTGGGTGGCGCGTTGTTCCTGCTGCGTCTGCAAGGCGCAAGCGGTGAGTCCGGCGCGGTATTCAGCGCGGGTTGGAGCGGCTTGCTCAGCGCGTCCCTGATCGGTCTGGCGTTGATCGCCGGCATGCTGCTGGCAGCGCGGGACGACATGGTACGCAGCGACGTCCGGCTGTTGCGCGGTTTGTCGGTGGTGTTGCTGGCCGGTCTGGTGCTGATCAATCTGGCGGTGCTGTTCGTGCTGCCGTGGCAAACCGCGAGCGCGGTGTGGGCGGCCAGTGGTTTGTTCATTATCTGGCTGAGCCTGCATCTGAAGCAGCGCGTGAGTTTTGTCTTCGGTCTGCTGCTGCAGGTGATCGGCGGTGCGGCGTTCCTGTTCGCCGGGCCGGAGCTGCTCGGGCCGCTGGCCAGCGAAGGGTTGAAACCGTTGGCGCATAGCGGTTTCTGGACGCCGTTGGTGTTGGGCCTGGCCGCGTTGGTCGGGGCCTGGCGCTTGCAAATCGGCAACCACGCTTCGGCGTTCGATGTGCTGAGCTTGCAGCGCTTGTCCGAAGTGTTGCTGGTGTGGGGCGCCGGTTGGTGGGCGCTGGCGTGGATCAGTGAAGTGCTGCGTTTTGCACCGGAGAATGTTCAAGCGACCTTGTTGCTGGCGGTCGCGACGGTGAGTGTGGCGTTGTGGGCCGTATTGGCGTTGCGCCTGAAATGGCCGTCTCTGGGCTTGCTCTGCACTTTGCTGATTCCTGCGGCCGGTGTGGTGTTGCTCGCCGCCTGGCACTCGCGTTATCACCCGGCGGCGGATGTCGGTTGGCTGGCCTGGGCGGCGATATTCGTCGTGCATTTCATCTCGCTGCGGCGTCTGGCGCCGATGCTGCCGGCGCGGGCCCTGAGCACTGCTCATGTGCTCGGCTGCTGGCTATTGATCGGGGTGCTGGCGCTGGAGTTGCGTTACGGCTTGCTGCTGCTATCCGAGCAGTACAACGCCTGGCGCTGGTTGGGCTGGGCGATTCTGCCGAGCCTGTACCTGGTGCTGATGGCGGCGCCACGCAACTGGCCTTGGCCGGTGTCGGCTTACTCGCGCGAATACCGACTTTACGCGGCGGCACCTCTGGCGGTGCTGATGCTCGGCTGGTTCTGGCTGGCGAACATCGTCAGCGACGGCACGGCCGAACCGTTGCCCTACGTGCCGCTGATCAACCCGCTGGAATTGGGCCTGCTGTTTGCGCTGTTCGGGGTTTATGTCTGGGCGCGCAGCGCGGTGACGCAGCTGGCGATCCGCAAGGACACCTTCGATCACGCTACACAACTGATCGCGGGCGTCTCGCTGTTCGCGTTCTTCACCGCGTTGGTGAACCGCACGGCTCACCATTGGGGTGGCGTGCCGTTCGAGCTGGATTTGCTGCTCGCGTCGATGCAGGTGCAGGCCGGTCTTTCGATCGTCTGGACCTTGATGGCCCTGAGCCTGATGATCGGCGGCCATCTGCGTCATCGTCGCGAAGTCTGGCTGATCGGCGCGGCGTTGATCGGCGTGGTGGTGGCCAAGTTGTTCTTTGTCGAACTGAGTAACCGTGGCGGACTCGCCCGGATCGTCTCGTTTATCGGCGTGGGTGTGTTGCTGTTGGTGGTGGGCTATTTTGCCCCGTTGCCACCCAAGCGCGCCGACGCTGCGCCGGAATCAGAAAAACCGGCTCCGCAAACCGAAGGAGTGTCGTCTTGA
- a CDS encoding DUF924 family protein, which produces MTAPWQPLLEWWFGSSESPIETAAEKGKLWFGKRDSQDLEAFERFGDWVEQALAGGLTDWAQRPEGWLALVLLLDQLPRMIFRDSPKSFSGDLRAQALVAQGIAADFDRQLRPIQRVFIYLVFEHCENLAVQNEAVSRYIDLVAQQPEAERKLFTDYLSYAEKHQQVIARFGRFPHRNAVLGRESTAEEVAFLSKPGSRF; this is translated from the coding sequence ATGACCGCGCCCTGGCAGCCGTTGCTCGAATGGTGGTTCGGAAGCTCCGAATCACCCATCGAAACAGCGGCTGAGAAGGGCAAGTTATGGTTCGGCAAGCGAGACAGTCAGGACCTCGAAGCGTTCGAGCGTTTCGGGGACTGGGTCGAGCAGGCACTGGCCGGCGGATTGACTGACTGGGCGCAACGCCCTGAAGGTTGGCTGGCACTGGTGCTGTTGCTCGACCAACTCCCGCGAATGATCTTTCGCGACTCTCCCAAATCCTTTTCCGGCGATCTCAGGGCTCAGGCACTGGTGGCGCAAGGCATTGCTGCGGATTTCGATCGGCAGTTGCGGCCAATTCAGCGGGTGTTCATCTACCTGGTGTTTGAGCATTGCGAGAACCTGGCGGTGCAGAATGAAGCGGTCTCGCGGTATATCGATCTTGTGGCGCAGCAGCCAGAGGCCGAGCGGAAACTCTTCACCGACTATCTGAGCTATGCCGAGAAGCATCAGCAGGTGATTGCGCGGTTTGGGCGGTTTCCGCATCGCAATGCGGTGTTGGGAAGGGAGTCTACGGCGGAGGAAGTGGCGTTTCTTTCGAAGCCAGGCTCACGGTTTTAG
- a CDS encoding DUF3999 domain-containing protein: protein MSQKLNLVWLGAVAMGMALSAGAQEKPADFATQVPLTVSGEGPWYRLELPLIVQLNARQTDLSDVRVFNAAGEAQAYALAREAAQTRENRTLTDVKWFPLYSSADATEHAPSVRVQSSANGTLVEVQPSSQLEAGEEVLRGWLLDASGIKAPLQQLILDWTSERDGFQRFSIEASDDLQHWQSWGDGQVARLTFADERVEQHEVGLPGQTARYLRLLWSTPQSAPTLTSVQLESASTRSLPLPLVWSQPLAGSSVKAGEYTWQLPMGLNVERLQVELSQPNSLAPVTLAGRRDSSLPWQPLSSGLLYRLTQSGQDVVQNELQLPGQTVQQLKLTVDERGGGLGAEAPMVKFAVRSTQLVFLARGAGPYTLALGSATVKAANLPLSTLIPDYSAAKWAALGKAKVDSGAVATPTSTVTSTSQVETNWKKFGLWAVLLLSVLFLAAMAFSLLRKPPANS from the coding sequence TTGAGTCAGAAGCTGAACCTGGTCTGGTTGGGCGCTGTTGCCATGGGTATGGCGCTGTCGGCCGGCGCGCAGGAAAAACCGGCGGATTTCGCCACGCAAGTGCCGTTGACCGTGAGTGGTGAGGGGCCGTGGTATCGCCTCGAATTGCCCTTGATCGTGCAATTGAACGCGCGGCAGACCGACCTCAGCGACGTGCGCGTGTTCAACGCGGCAGGCGAGGCTCAGGCCTACGCATTGGCGCGGGAAGCCGCGCAAACCCGCGAAAACCGTACGCTGACCGACGTGAAGTGGTTCCCGCTGTACAGCTCCGCAGACGCCACCGAGCACGCGCCGAGTGTGCGGGTGCAATCGAGCGCCAATGGCACGCTGGTCGAAGTGCAGCCGTCGAGTCAGCTGGAAGCGGGCGAAGAAGTGCTGCGTGGCTGGTTGCTCGACGCCAGCGGCATCAAGGCACCGTTGCAGCAGTTGATCCTCGACTGGACCAGCGAGCGCGACGGCTTCCAGCGTTTCAGCATCGAAGCCAGCGACGATTTGCAGCATTGGCAATCGTGGGGTGACGGACAGGTGGCACGACTGACGTTTGCCGACGAGCGCGTCGAGCAGCATGAAGTCGGCCTGCCAGGGCAAACCGCGCGTTATCTGCGATTGTTGTGGAGCACGCCGCAGTCGGCGCCGACGCTGACGTCGGTGCAACTGGAAAGCGCCAGCACCCGCAGCCTGCCGTTGCCGTTGGTCTGGTCGCAACCGTTGGCCGGTAGCAGCGTGAAGGCCGGTGAATACACCTGGCAATTGCCAATGGGGCTGAACGTCGAGCGCTTGCAGGTCGAGCTGAGCCAGCCGAACAGCCTGGCGCCGGTGACCTTGGCCGGTCGTCGGGACAGCAGTCTGCCGTGGCAGCCGCTGAGCAGCGGTTTGCTTTATCGCCTGACCCAGAGTGGCCAGGACGTGGTGCAGAACGAATTGCAGCTGCCGGGGCAAACGGTGCAGCAATTGAAGTTGACGGTGGACGAGCGGGGCGGTGGTTTGGGGGCCGAAGCGCCGATGGTGAAGTTTGCCGTGCGTTCGACGCAACTGGTGTTCCTGGCGCGCGGCGCCGGGCCGTATACGCTGGCGCTGGGCAGCGCGACGGTGAAGGCCGCGAACCTGCCGTTGTCGACGCTGATCCCGGATTACAGCGCGGCGAAGTGGGCGGCGTTGGGTAAGGCAAAGGTGGATAGCGGTGCGGTGGCGACACCGACCTCGACAGTCACGTCGACTTCGCAGGTTGAGACCAACTGGAAGAAGTTCGGGTTGTGGGCGGTGTTGTTGCTGAGTGTTCTGTTCCTGGCGGCGATGGCGTTCAGTCTGCTGCGCAAACCCCCAGCCAACTCCTGA
- a CDS encoding lipocalin family protein, with product MKRLLILLFAGLVLAGCATSGEDPLAPKTVNSVNLKKYQGTWYELARLPMYFQRNCAQSEAHYTLKPDGNVLVLNRCLTADWQWEEAKGTAYPQVPGKTDKLWVEFDNWFSRLIPGVAKGEYWVLFVSDDYKTAIVGDPSRRYLWLLSRTPTVNGVVREELLSKARQQGYDTTRLIWRATDTQMAKTSN from the coding sequence ATGAAGCGGTTATTGATCCTCCTTTTTGCCGGCCTGGTATTGGCCGGCTGCGCCACGTCTGGCGAAGATCCGTTGGCGCCGAAAACCGTCAACAGCGTCAACCTGAAGAAGTACCAAGGGACCTGGTACGAGTTGGCGCGTCTGCCGATGTATTTCCAGCGCAACTGCGCGCAATCCGAAGCCCATTACACGCTCAAGCCTGACGGTAACGTGCTGGTGCTGAACCGCTGCCTGACGGCGGATTGGCAGTGGGAAGAGGCCAAGGGTACGGCGTATCCGCAAGTGCCGGGCAAGACCGACAAGTTGTGGGTCGAGTTCGACAACTGGTTCTCGCGCCTGATTCCGGGTGTGGCGAAGGGTGAATACTGGGTGTTGTTTGTCAGCGATGACTACAAGACCGCCATCGTCGGCGACCCGAGCCGCCGCTATCTGTGGCTGCTGTCGCGAACCCCGACGGTCAACGGGGTCGTGCGCGAAGAACTGCTGAGCAAGGCGCGTCAGCAGGGGTATGACACGACGCGACTGATCTGGCGTGCGACGGACACGCAGATGGCCAAGACCTCGAACTAG
- a CDS encoding glycogen/starch/alpha-glucan phosphorylase: MTQEPLVREAEVAAFRDAVLTKLTYAVGKDPDHAFDHDWFEAIALAARDHMVEHWMDHTRQIYRKGQKRVYYLSLEFLIGRLLYDSLSNLGLLDVAREAMTELGVDIERIRLLEPDAALGNGGLGRLAACFMESMSTLGIAGHGYGIRYEHGLFRQAIVDGWQQEQTEHWLDFGNPWEFERPEVVYPIGFGGSVETVTDENGKSKQVWSPAETVRAIAYDTPVVGWRGASVNTLRLWRARAMEDLHLERFNAGDHLGAVAEVARAESISRVLYPADSTEAGQELRLRQEYFFVAASLQDLLRRHRNMHTSVLTLGDHAAIQLNDTHPSIAVAELMRQLVDVYDVAWDAAWQVTVDTLSYTNHTLLPEALETWPVGLMERMLPRHMQIIYLINAQHIDSLRATGIHDFDVLRAVSLIEEDNGRRVRMGNLAFLGSHSVNGVSGLHTQLMRKTVFSELHKIYPDRINNKTNGITFRRWLYQANSELTSMLVDALGPDLLDNPEERLLDLEPFAEKAAFRKAFAEQRLHSKKALAYIIHERLGVAVNPAAMFDVQVKRIHEYKRQLLNLLHTVALYQAIRAEPEIDWVPRVKIFAGKAAASYHQAKLIIKLTNDIARVVNNDPTVRGLLKVVFLPNYNVSLAESIIPAADLSEQISTAGFEASGTSNMKFGLNGALTIGTLDGANVEMCERIGAEHMFIFGLSAQQVEARKQNHEFSAVPDIAASHRLNDVLQAIRGGVFSPDDPSRYSGLIDSLIDYDRFLVCADFDSYWEAQMRVEAHWHDSNEWWRSAVLNTSRMGWFSSDRTIREYATDIWKALE, encoded by the coding sequence ATGACTCAAGAACCACTTGTTCGCGAAGCAGAGGTGGCCGCATTTCGCGACGCCGTCTTGACCAAGCTCACCTACGCGGTGGGTAAAGACCCGGATCACGCCTTCGACCACGACTGGTTCGAAGCCATTGCGCTCGCCGCGCGCGATCACATGGTCGAGCACTGGATGGACCACACCCGGCAGATCTATCGCAAAGGTCAGAAGCGGGTTTATTACCTCTCCCTTGAATTCCTCATCGGCCGCTTGCTCTACGACAGCCTGAGCAACCTCGGCCTGCTCGACGTCGCCCGCGAAGCCATGACCGAACTCGGTGTCGACATTGAGCGCATCCGCCTGCTGGAGCCCGACGCGGCCCTGGGCAACGGTGGCCTCGGTCGTCTGGCGGCGTGCTTCATGGAAAGCATGTCGACCCTCGGTATCGCCGGCCACGGCTACGGCATTCGGTATGAGCACGGCTTGTTCCGTCAGGCGATCGTCGACGGCTGGCAGCAGGAGCAGACCGAACACTGGCTGGATTTCGGTAACCCATGGGAATTCGAACGGCCAGAAGTCGTTTACCCGATCGGCTTCGGCGGCAGTGTCGAAACCGTCACCGACGAAAACGGCAAGTCCAAGCAAGTCTGGTCCCCGGCGGAAACCGTACGTGCCATTGCGTATGACACCCCGGTGGTCGGCTGGCGCGGGGCGAGCGTCAACACGCTGCGCCTGTGGCGTGCCCGTGCGATGGAAGATTTGCACCTTGAGCGCTTCAACGCCGGCGACCACTTGGGTGCGGTCGCGGAAGTGGCCCGGGCGGAAAGTATTTCCCGTGTGCTCTACCCGGCGGACAGTACCGAAGCCGGCCAGGAGCTGCGCCTGCGCCAGGAATACTTCTTTGTCGCGGCGTCCCTCCAGGATTTGCTGCGCCGCCACCGCAACATGCACACCTCGGTGCTGACCCTGGGCGATCACGCGGCGATCCAGCTCAACGACACTCACCCGTCCATTGCCGTGGCCGAACTGATGCGGCAATTGGTCGATGTCTACGACGTGGCGTGGGACGCCGCGTGGCAGGTCACCGTCGACACGCTCTCGTACACCAACCACACGCTGTTGCCGGAAGCGCTGGAAACCTGGCCGGTCGGTTTGATGGAGCGGATGCTGCCGCGGCATATGCAGATCATTTACCTGATCAACGCCCAGCACATCGACTCGCTGCGTGCCACAGGCATTCACGATTTCGACGTGCTGCGCGCGGTGTCGCTGATCGAAGAAGACAACGGCCGCCGCGTGCGCATGGGTAACCTCGCGTTTCTCGGCTCCCACAGCGTCAACGGCGTGTCCGGGCTGCACACGCAGCTGATGCGCAAGACCGTGTTCTCCGAACTGCACAAGATTTATCCGGACCGGATCAACAACAAGACCAACGGCATCACCTTCCGCCGCTGGTTGTATCAGGCCAACTCGGAGTTGACCTCGATGCTGGTCGACGCCCTCGGCCCTGATCTTCTGGATAACCCGGAAGAGCGCTTGCTCGATCTGGAGCCGTTCGCTGAAAAAGCCGCGTTCCGCAAGGCCTTCGCCGAGCAGCGCCTGCACAGCAAGAAGGCCCTGGCGTACATCATTCATGAGCGGCTTGGGGTCGCGGTCAACCCGGCGGCGATGTTCGATGTTCAGGTCAAACGGATCCACGAATACAAACGTCAGTTGCTCAACCTGCTGCACACTGTCGCGCTGTATCAGGCGATCCGCGCGGAGCCGGAAATCGACTGGGTACCGCGGGTGAAGATCTTCGCCGGCAAGGCCGCCGCCAGTTATCACCAGGCCAAGCTGATCATCAAACTCACCAACGACATCGCCCGGGTCGTGAACAACGACCCGACCGTGCGCGGTTTGCTCAAAGTGGTGTTCTTGCCCAACTACAACGTCAGCCTCGCGGAGAGCATCATTCCGGCGGCGGACTTGTCGGAGCAGATTTCCACCGCAGGTTTTGAAGCCTCGGGCACCAGTAACATGAAATTCGGCCTCAACGGCGCGCTGACCATCGGCACCCTGGACGGCGCCAACGTGGAAATGTGTGAACGCATTGGCGCCGAGCACATGTTTATCTTTGGCCTCAGTGCGCAGCAGGTCGAAGCCCGCAAGCAGAACCACGAGTTCAGCGCGGTGCCGGACATTGCCGCGTCCCATCGGCTCAATGATGTGCTGCAAGCGATTCGCGGCGGGGTGTTCTCGCCCGATGATCCGTCCCGCTACTCCGGCTTGATCGACTCGCTGATCGACTACGACCGCTTCCTGGTCTGCGCCGATTTCGATTCCTATTGGGAGGCGCAGATGCGCGTGGAAGCCCATTGGCACGATTCGAACGAGTGGTGGCGTTCAGCGGTGTTGAACACGTCCCGGATGGGCTGGTTCTCTTCCGACCGGACTATTCGCGAGTACGCCACGGATATCTGGAAAGCATTGGAGTAA